The proteins below are encoded in one region of Haladaptatus sp. R4:
- the arsB gene encoding ACR3 family arsenite efflux transporter: MSGELASEGDALPLLDRYLTVWIGLAMIVGVALGEFVPGVADALDAVSWHGTSLPIAVGLFVMIFPIMAEIEYGKIPEVTRTARAEIGLTLAFNWLVAPFFMYGLAVFFLDGYPDFVTGLIIVGIAPCIAMVLVWNELAAGNGEMCAVCVGVNSLLQIVLFVPYAFLFLTVLRGTAVHVSMGLIARMVLVFLGLPLALGYLTQRLAFRTVGRETYYERVIPRIGPLGLLGLLFTVVVMFALKGEYIVSNPGQIVLIAVPLLVFFVGVWTVAYGLSAFLGFDYTESVSLAFTAASNNFELAIAVAVAVFGIGSNVALATVVGPLIEVPVMLALVRVALATKHRLFDGQSSVPGELPTD; this comes from the coding sequence GTGAGCGGCGAACTTGCTTCGGAGGGCGACGCCCTCCCCCTCCTCGACCGCTACCTCACCGTCTGGATCGGACTCGCGATGATCGTCGGGGTCGCCCTCGGGGAGTTCGTTCCCGGCGTTGCCGACGCGCTCGATGCGGTCTCGTGGCACGGGACGAGCCTCCCCATCGCGGTCGGCCTGTTCGTGATGATCTTCCCCATCATGGCCGAAATCGAGTACGGGAAAATTCCGGAAGTGACGCGGACGGCGCGGGCGGAAATCGGCCTGACGCTCGCGTTCAACTGGCTCGTCGCGCCGTTTTTCATGTACGGCCTCGCCGTGTTCTTCCTCGACGGCTATCCCGACTTCGTCACCGGCCTCATCATCGTCGGCATCGCGCCCTGCATCGCGATGGTACTCGTCTGGAACGAACTCGCGGCCGGGAACGGGGAGATGTGTGCGGTCTGCGTCGGCGTCAACAGCCTCCTCCAAATCGTGCTGTTCGTCCCGTACGCGTTCCTCTTCCTCACCGTCCTCCGGGGGACGGCAGTACACGTCTCGATGGGACTCATCGCACGGATGGTCCTCGTCTTCCTCGGTCTCCCGCTCGCACTCGGTTATCTCACACAACGACTCGCGTTCCGAACCGTCGGGCGGGAAACGTACTACGAACGAGTCATCCCGCGAATCGGTCCGCTCGGACTGCTCGGACTGCTGTTCACGGTCGTCGTGATGTTCGCGCTGAAGGGCGAGTACATCGTCTCGAACCCCGGGCAAATCGTGCTCATCGCGGTTCCACTGCTCGTCTTCTTCGTCGGGGTGTGGACCGTCGCGTACGGACTCAGTGCGTTCCTCGGCTTCGACTACACCGAAAGCGTGAGCCTCGCGTTCACGGCCGCCTCGAACAACTTCGAGTTGGCCATCGCGGTCGCAGTCGCCGTCTTCGGTATCGGGAGCAACGTCGCGCTGGCGACCGTCGTCGGCCCGCTCATCGAAGTCCCGGTGATGCTGGCCCTCGTGCGGGTCGCGCTCGCCACCAAACATCGACTCTTCGACGGCCAATCGAGCGTTCCCGGCGAACTCCCCACCGACTGA
- a CDS encoding low molecular weight phosphatase family protein: MCVQNAGRSQMSLAFAEREVERRGLENEIELLTGGTYPADHVHDVVVEVMAEVGFDLTDRTPREISIEELRTCDYVATMGCSTLDVGEVGTDVDVRDWALSDPDGNDVEQVREIRDEIERRVAELFDEVTEK, translated from the coding sequence ATGTGCGTCCAGAATGCGGGGCGTAGCCAGATGTCGCTCGCGTTCGCCGAGCGCGAGGTCGAGCGTCGCGGCCTCGAAAACGAAATCGAGCTGTTGACCGGCGGAACATACCCGGCGGACCACGTCCACGACGTCGTGGTCGAGGTCATGGCCGAGGTCGGATTCGACCTCACAGACCGTACGCCGCGCGAGATTTCCATCGAAGAACTCCGGACGTGCGACTACGTGGCGACCATGGGCTGTTCGACGCTCGACGTCGGCGAGGTCGGCACCGACGTAGACGTGCGGGATTGGGCGCTGTCCGATCCCGATGGAAACGACGTCGAGCAAGTCCGTGAGATCCGGGACGAGATCGAACGGCGCGTGGCGGAACTGTTCGACGAAGTCACGGAGAAATGA
- a CDS encoding replication factor C large subunit, translated as MVDWTEKYRPTTLSEVRGNNKARDQLKKWADTWENHGDAVILHGSPGVGKTSAAHALANDMGWPTIELNASDQRTGDVVKRIAGEAAKSGTLTGGTSGRRIVIMDEADNLTHNADRGGSRAITDVVKSANQPLVLIANEFYDMSNSLRDACETIEFRDVSARSIVPALRDICRQEDIEYDDDALDAIAENDSGDLRSAVNDLQAVATTGGRLTREDVVTGERDTTSGIFDFLDDLIKKQDAEGALKASYDVDETPDNMLNWIEDNLPKDYEGQELADAYGYMANADRWLGRVRATQNYKYWRYAGDNMTAGVAVARNGTKGGWTRYGPPSYWRKLGSSRGKRDTRDYIARKIAEESGISMSTARREVIPFLSEMTHHCKNRELTVTMAARYDLEEKHVSFVTGSGKTTNKVEKIVADAEERKSELAIEHSGGAFEEFAADSASDDAESADGGADTAEEAEIEAQESAADPEPTDAPESDDGQSGLGDFL; from the coding sequence ATGGTAGACTGGACGGAGAAGTATCGCCCGACCACGCTTTCGGAGGTCCGGGGGAACAACAAGGCCCGTGATCAACTCAAAAAGTGGGCCGATACGTGGGAGAATCACGGGGACGCCGTCATCCTCCACGGTAGCCCCGGCGTCGGGAAGACGTCGGCGGCCCACGCGCTGGCGAACGACATGGGCTGGCCGACCATCGAACTGAACGCCAGCGACCAGCGGACCGGCGACGTCGTCAAACGCATCGCGGGCGAGGCGGCGAAGAGCGGCACCCTCACCGGCGGCACGTCGGGACGACGAATCGTCATCATGGACGAGGCGGACAACCTGACGCACAACGCCGACCGCGGCGGTTCGCGGGCCATCACGGACGTGGTGAAATCGGCGAACCAACCGCTCGTCCTCATCGCGAACGAGTTCTACGACATGTCGAACTCGCTGCGAGACGCCTGTGAAACCATCGAGTTCCGCGACGTGTCGGCCCGGAGCATCGTCCCCGCGCTTCGGGACATCTGCCGACAGGAGGACATCGAGTACGACGACGACGCGCTCGATGCCATCGCCGAAAACGACAGCGGCGACCTGCGCTCCGCGGTGAACGACCTGCAAGCGGTCGCAACTACTGGCGGACGGTTGACGCGCGAGGACGTGGTGACGGGCGAGCGCGACACGACCAGCGGCATCTTCGACTTCCTCGACGACCTGATCAAGAAACAGGACGCCGAGGGCGCGCTGAAGGCGTCCTACGACGTGGACGAGACGCCCGATAACATGCTGAACTGGATCGAGGACAACCTGCCGAAGGATTACGAGGGACAAGAACTCGCGGACGCCTACGGCTACATGGCCAACGCGGACCGCTGGCTCGGGCGGGTGCGGGCCACGCAGAACTACAAGTACTGGCGCTACGCGGGCGACAACATGACCGCCGGGGTGGCCGTCGCCAGAAATGGAACGAAGGGCGGATGGACGCGCTACGGCCCGCCGAGTTACTGGCGAAAGCTCGGCAGTTCGCGCGGCAAGCGTGACACGCGGGACTACATCGCCCGGAAGATAGCCGAGGAGAGCGGCATCAGCATGAGCACGGCCCGCCGCGAAGTCATTCCGTTTCTCTCCGAGATGACTCATCACTGCAAGAACCGGGAGTTGACCGTGACGATGGCGGCGCGCTACGATTTGGAGGAAAAGCACGTCTCCTTCGTCACGGGCAGCGGGAAGACGACGAACAAGGTCGAGAAAATCGTGGCCGACGCCGAGGAACGAAAGAGCGAACTCGCCATCGAACATTCGGGTGGGGCCTTCGAGGAGTTCGCGGCGGATTCGGCGTCGGACGACGCCGAATCCGCGGATGGAGGGGCGGATACCGCGGAAGAGGCGGAAATCGAAGCGCAGGAGTCGGCGGCGGACCCCGAACCGACGGACGCTCCCGAATCCGACGACGGCCAGTCCGGACTCGGCGACTTCTTGTAG
- a CDS encoding HalOD1 output domain-containing protein, whose amino-acid sequence MHTTNSPHETTNGSRSGERISQRVVLAVANRADVQVNELPPLYDFLDPDALNAVVRSNDADLELSFSFAGYRVTVESDGTVQVRQEA is encoded by the coding sequence ATGCATACCACGAACTCACCCCACGAAACGACGAACGGATCGCGTTCAGGAGAGCGAATAAGCCAGCGCGTCGTGCTCGCCGTCGCGAATCGAGCGGACGTACAGGTAAACGAACTCCCACCGCTGTACGATTTCCTCGACCCCGACGCCCTCAACGCGGTCGTCAGGAGTAACGATGCCGACCTCGAACTCTCGTTTTCGTTCGCAGGGTACCGAGTAACGGTCGAGAGTGACGGCACGGTTCAGGTCCGACAGGAAGCCTGA
- a CDS encoding PhzF family phenazine biosynthesis protein — MADNRFHVVDVFAQEQYAGNQLAVVHDTASMAGDEMLEITRETNFSEATFIDSPETRDGGYDVRIFDPAEEIPFAGHPTLGTAFVIREFVRDDSPDELTLNLGVGQIPVHVERDEDGNELFWMNQVPPTFGETVPHSLAAKVLGLEASDVDDAFPVQIVSTGLPTLVVPLRSLGAVRRAETNHEPYYEEFIEPYGGHNVVLFAPEAEDENDIHARVFADYAGIPEDPATGSSNGCLAAWLVEHEYFDTSEIDVRVEQGYEMGRPSLLHLRASKADDVIDVEVGGRVIPVAEGRLL, encoded by the coding sequence ATGGCGGACAACCGATTTCACGTGGTGGACGTGTTCGCACAGGAACAGTACGCGGGTAATCAACTCGCCGTCGTCCACGATACGGCGTCGATGGCCGGAGACGAGATGTTGGAGATCACTCGCGAGACGAACTTCTCCGAGGCGACGTTCATCGATTCGCCGGAAACGAGGGACGGCGGATACGACGTGCGCATCTTCGACCCCGCGGAGGAGATTCCGTTCGCCGGTCACCCGACGCTCGGGACGGCGTTCGTGATCCGCGAGTTCGTCCGCGACGACTCCCCCGACGAACTCACGCTCAACCTCGGTGTCGGGCAAATCCCCGTCCACGTCGAGCGCGACGAGGACGGCAACGAATTGTTCTGGATGAACCAAGTACCACCGACGTTCGGAGAGACCGTCCCGCACTCCCTCGCCGCGAAGGTTCTCGGTCTCGAAGCGAGCGACGTGGACGACGCGTTTCCCGTCCAGATCGTTTCGACCGGTTTGCCGACGCTCGTCGTCCCGCTTCGGTCGCTCGGTGCGGTTCGGCGGGCCGAGACGAACCACGAGCCGTACTACGAGGAGTTCATCGAACCGTACGGCGGTCACAACGTCGTCCTCTTCGCGCCGGAAGCGGAGGACGAAAACGACATCCACGCGCGAGTGTTCGCTGACTACGCTGGCATTCCGGAGGACCCCGCCACTGGGTCCTCGAACGGCTGTCTGGCGGCGTGGCTGGTCGAACACGAATACTTCGATACGAGCGAAATCGACGTTCGAGTCGAACAAGGGTACGAGATGGGCCGTCCGTCGCTCCTCCACCTCCGCGCGTCGAAAGCGGACGACGTCATCGACGTCGAGGTCGGCGGCCGAGTGATTCCGGTCGCCGAAGGACGGTTGTTGTAG
- a CDS encoding metalloregulator ArsR/SmtB family transcription factor, protein MAGTNARIRRLLTDELGECCDADVEHRLDELETLAETAFRDDRTRPIFAVLGNETRYRLARALVAADDELCVCELEPLVDVSESAVSHALSDLVDAGLLARRKDGNWRYYAATSLADELFSTADREVRSA, encoded by the coding sequence ATGGCCGGAACGAACGCTCGAATCAGACGGTTGCTCACCGACGAACTCGGGGAGTGTTGTGACGCGGACGTCGAACACCGACTCGACGAACTGGAAACGCTCGCCGAGACGGCGTTTCGTGACGACCGGACGCGACCGATATTCGCGGTGCTCGGCAACGAAACGAGGTATCGACTCGCGCGTGCACTCGTCGCCGCCGACGACGAACTCTGTGTCTGCGAACTCGAACCCCTCGTGGACGTGAGCGAGAGCGCGGTCAGTCACGCCCTCTCGGACCTCGTGGATGCCGGTCTCCTCGCCCGTCGAAAGGACGGAAACTGGCGCTACTACGCCGCAACGTCGCTCGCCGATGAGCTATTCTCGACGGCGGACCGCGAGGTGCGTTCCGCGTGA
- a CDS encoding pyridoxamine 5'-phosphate oxidase family protein, with the protein MGDIESVRMDDEERDEFLTSGGTGVISFPIGIDESPYSVPVSYGYDPTDVHFYFRLAVEQGGERDEVIDRPVTFVTYDHTDDGWRSVVVRGELDEVAEADITSEVVQGVQRVDIPLVDLFERDSREVTFEFFHLHPTEITSRKEALTEG; encoded by the coding sequence ATGGGGGACATCGAATCCGTCCGAATGGACGACGAAGAGCGGGACGAATTTCTCACCAGCGGCGGAACGGGCGTCATCTCGTTTCCGATAGGTATCGACGAATCGCCGTACTCGGTGCCGGTGTCGTACGGCTACGACCCGACCGACGTCCACTTCTACTTCCGACTCGCGGTCGAGCAAGGCGGCGAGCGCGACGAAGTCATCGACCGCCCGGTCACGTTCGTCACCTACGACCACACGGACGATGGCTGGCGGAGCGTCGTCGTGAGGGGGGAGTTGGACGAGGTGGCGGAAGCGGACATCACTTCGGAGGTGGTACAGGGGGTGCAACGGGTCGATATTCCGCTCGTCGACCTGTTCGAACGCGATTCGCGCGAAGTGACGTTCGAGTTCTTCCACCTCCACCCGACGGAGATAACCAGTCGAAAGGAAGCGCTCACGGAGGGATAG